In Fimbriimonadaceae bacterium, the genomic window AATACGAGGAGCCTTTGAAGCGGCCGTCTTTCGTGGCGCTTCGACTACGCCGAACTCGGCGAAGTTCTGCAAAGCCGGATGCCGCATAACTGCTCTCAAGGTTACGCTGGCATGCTTTCCCTCAATCTCAAATTGCAGCGCATCGTTCACTTCGAGGTCATGCTTGCCGTGAATCGTGACGCCGAGCATCGCATCCTTCAAGTTCTCGACCCATCCGTAAAAGAGCCGGGCATCGCGAAGCCGTTGAGCCCTAAATCGGGCGCCCTTGATGGTTTCCAGCCCAAGAGAATCAGACATACCTCTAGTAGATGCATTGTCGGATCGTTTCGCATCGCCGCTCAGTCCCTGTCGGCGCACTGTAAACTTTCAGAGTGGCTGAAAGTTCCGAAATTTCACACCGGGGCGACAAACTGCGGGAGGTCCAGGACCAATTCATCATTGAGTGGGGCCGCATGAGCTCAAGATGGGGCATCAACCGCACGATGGCCCAGATCCACGCCCTTCTCTTCGTAACCGGCGAACAGCTCGGCGTCGATGAGATCATCTCGAGGCTTCACATCAGCCGCGGTAACGCGAGCATGACGCTACGCGATTTAATGGACTGGGGGCTGGTGCGACGCTCCCGCCAACCCGGCGAAAGGCACGACACCTACTCGTGCGACACTGACGCTTGGCAAATGTTCGCCCGCGTGATTCGCGAGCGGAAACGCCGCGAAATTGATCCGACCGAAACCGTTATTCGGGAGTGCCTGGCCAACCTCGAATCGGCGCCGAAGCGCGAAGACACCGATATCTTTCAGCAGCGGCTAACCGACCTTTTGGCTGTTTTCGAACTGATTGACATGGTGTACAAGCAGGTCTTTCGGACCGATCAGACATTTGTCGAATCCATCGAAAGTCTACGAACCTCAGGCCAGCTTGGCGGATGAAACGAGCCCCATCGCGGCAGCTTCTTCAAGGACTCGCTCCAACGAGTAGCCTTCTTGTTCGCGAATGATCGGCTGAGCGCCATGCTCCACAAACTTGTCTGGCAGTCCAACCAGGGCATGCTGGAAATCCAGCCCCCGCCGGTGCAGTTCCACAACGATCTGTTGGCCCACACCGCCGGCAATGACATTCTCTTCGATCACAATGAGCCGACCGCTTGAACGAACCAGATCGACGACCGTCTCGTAGTCAATCGGCTTGGCAAATCTCAGGTTCACGACCGAAACTCGCCGTCCGAGCTTTTCCAATTGCTCTCTTGCCTGCCAGGCGATGCTGACGCCGGTGCCGATTGCGGCAAGGGTGATGTCATCCCCCTTTGACAAGATTTCGGCTTTTCCCAACGACACCGGAGAGCGCGACTCGGGTAATCGGTCATCTCCCGCACCCCTCGGATACCGCACCGCAATCGGTCCTGAATCAAATCCGACGGCGAACTTCACCATCTCGAACAGCTCCGTCGTGTCCCGTGGAGCTGCAACCGTCATATTCGGCATTGCGGTGAGGTAGCTAAGGTCGAAGGCTCCGTGGTGAGTCGGCCCGTCATCGCCGACCAGGCCAGCACGATCCAGAAAGAACCGGACGGGAAGGCCCTGAATCGCGACGTCGTGCAGAACCTGATCGTAACCTCGCTGCAAGAAGGTGGAGTAGATGGCACAGAGCGGCTTGATGCCCCCGGCGGCCAATCCTGCCGCAAATGTCACCGCATGCTGTTCGGCAATGCCGACATCATAGTAGCGGTCGGGGAATTTCTCGGCAAACCCGGTCAGGCCCGTACCATCCGGCATTGCTGCCGTGATCGCGACGACGGTCGGATCTTCCTCAGCGGCCTGCAGGGCAGCGTCCCCGAAGGTTTGGGTGAACGTCACCGGCCCCATCGCCTTCTTCATTTCCTGGGCTTCGATGTCGAAAGGAACCACGCCATGCCACTTTCGAGAATCTAGCTCGGCGACTTCGTAGCCCTTGCCTTTGACGGTCATCGCGTGGACAAACAGCGGACCGCGAAGCTCGCGAACGTTGCGGAACACTTCGAGCATGGTCACCAGATCGTGGCCATCGATCGGTCCGATATATTCAAATCCAATCTCCTCGAATATCGTGCCGGTCTCTTCCGGAGCGAAATAGTGAGTGAGGCCATGCCGAAGTCCGGCGGCAACCCTCGTCATCGGCTGCGGCAGCCGTTCCACGGCGCGCTTGGCACGAGCCGCCAGGGATTGCAGGTGGGGCCGGGATCGGAGCCTTGTAAAGTATTTCGTGAGCGCTCCGACGTTCGGAGCGATCGACATCCGGTTGTCGTTGAGTACGACCAGGAGATCGGTGCCTAGCTCCCCGGCATGGTTAAGCGCTTCCCAGCTCATGCCAGAACAGATCGCCGCGTCGCCGGTTATGGCGATGACTTTCTCCGTCGTACCACGGCGGTCCCGCGCGGCGGCGAAGCCCAAGGCGGCAGAAATCGCCGTCCCAGCATGGCCCGCGCCGAACGAATCCAGTTCGTGCTCTTCGCGACGGAGAAAACCTGAGATTCCGCCGTGCTTGCGCAAGGTCTCGAACCGGTCCAGCCTGCCGGTTAGCAGTTTGTGCGGATACGCCTGATGCCCCGTGTCCCACACCGCGATGTCGGGTGGAATATTGAAGGCCGCATAAAGGGCGACCGTCAGTTCGACGGTGCCTAGGTTCGAACTCAAGTGGCCGCCGGTCGAGCTGACCTTGCTCAGGATCGCATGCCGAACTTCCCTCGCCAGCTCGACGAGCTGAGGGTCGCTAAGGCGGTGAAGGTCGGTCGGCTCGGCGATGCCGGAGAGGAGGGGAAACGGTTCACTCATTCGGCGGATACCTGTTGGAACATACGCTGAAAGTCAACGCTTGGTTTATCAATCCTGATCCCGCCATCGTTGGGCAAGCAGTTCCGCCAGTTGTTCGAGCAGGGACTCGTCGGAGTCGTCGAACGCTCCGACCCGATGGCTGTCGATGTCGATTTGACCCAGGATTTCCCCGTTCTTGCGAATGAGGACCACGATCTCAGAACGAGTGCTAACGCTGCAGGCGAGGTAGTTGGCAAGCTCGCGAACATCCTCGATCAGCTGGTTGGCATCCTGGGCCACGGCCGTGCCGCACACACCAACTCCCACCGGAATCCGGACATGGTCCGTATCCGCTCCCACAAAGGCATCGAGCAGGAGATCGTTCCCTTCCAGGCGATAGATGCCAGACCAGTCGTAGTCGGGAAGCGCGTCCAGGCGTTCCATGGCAAATTGACGAAGGCGAGACCCGGTCAAAGGACTGGAACTCACCGCCTGGATGACATCGGAGTGCTGCTCTGGTGTTACCATCGCTCATTTGGGGCGAACGCTAGGGCACGCGGTCGCGTAGTTCATCATGAATCGTGGCATGGTTTAGGACAATCGGGTTGTACACGCTTGCCGTTGCGCTTATGAGCGGCTGCCAGTTGCCTACTCTTCCCAACCCGAACGAACCCATTTCAGGAGTCAACCGCCCGCCGAAAGCGCTGTTGGCCGACCTTCGTAGCGCCTATGGGATGCTGAGCGTCCGACGCATGAAGGGTGAGTTGAATCAAGAAGCGATGCGGCGATACATGCGAAAGTTCGCGGCGGAGCTCGTCGAAGAAATCGACCTGACGGCAATCAAGGCGAACGAAGCCTGGGAATATGCGGAGGTTTTTCGAACGGCGGAGCGGTGGGACCTCGCCGAAAAGGCATACCGAATGTCTCTGATGAAGAAGCGTTCGGAGGATCGGCGAATCAACGACTCGCTTCACCTTGCCCAAACGCTCGCGATGCAGGACCGCGTTGCGGAAGCCATCAGCACCGCTGAATCCGTGTTCGATGCCAAGCCAAACGACTCTGCTCCGATTCTCCCTGCCGTTCTCCTCGAAATTGTGCCGGCAGCACGCGGGAAAAAACACGATCCTGAACTTGCGGAGCTGCTTCGCCGGGCAATCGACATCCATCTCGCCACCGTCGTGGACCCCAAGTCCGAGGGTGGCAAGGCGTTCCTCCTGGCCCAGCCCCACCATATCCAGGACGCCTGGAGCGCAATCGCGCAGTTGTTTTGGCGCAACAACCTGATCACCGAGGCCAAAGCAGCTGAGGCTGAAGGTGCGAAGATGATGGCCGAGCGGTTCGCGAAAGTGTAGGCGATATACTTTTTTTCGGCCCAGCGCGATGCACCCAGTCCTTTTCAAAATCGGCGGATTCGAACTTCGAACATTTGGCCTGATGCTCGTTATCGGATTCCTGCTATCGATTCTATGGTCGCTCAAGCGGGCCGAACGCTACGGGATCTCGCGGGACAAGATCTTGGACCTGTCCTTCTGGACGTTGTTGTCCGGCATCTTGGGAGCACGAATCGCGTTTGTGCTTCAAGAGTGGTCGTATTATTCGTCCCGGCCACAGGAGCTTTGGACCCTCAAGTTCGAAGGTCTCACGAGTTTCGGCGGATTCATTCTAGGCGGCATCGTGATGCTGCTTTGGTGTCGGAGGAACCGTATCTCGCCGATCCAGATTTTCGACCTCGCCGGTCCGCCTGCTCTTCTGGCGCACAGTGTGGGAAGGCTCGGCTGCTTTTTCAATGGATGCTGCTATGGGGTGCCATGCCCACCCCCCTTGGGCGTCCACTTCGATGGATTGGTCGGCACCCACCATCCCGCCCAGCTTTACGATATGGCGATGTCCCTGGCTGGGTTAGTCGGGATCGTCATGCTGGAGAAGCGACCAGGATGGTTGCCCGGTTTCTCGCTCGCCGGTTTCTTTATCGTCTTCGGCTTATCGCGGTTCATCTATGAGTTCTGGCGAGCAGGGACGCTTGCCCAGGTACGCGCCGGGATTGCCAGCTCGACATACTGGGGCTCGCTGCCGATCACCGAAGCCCAAGCAATGGCGCTTGCCTTTGTCTTGTTTGGACTGGCGGTTGGATTTGTGTCGGCCCGACGCACCAACCGATCGGTTCCCCTAGAGAGCACGCCGACGTGACGCTTGCCGGCCTTCTTGACGGCATGAAAGGCAGAACCGCGCTCGTCGTTGGCGACGTGATGCTCGACCGCTATATTCATGGCAGGGCGACTCGGGTTAGTCCGGAGGCGCCGGTCATGGTGATTCGACGGCACGAGGACCGCCACCTGCCGGGTGGCGCCGCCAACGTGGCCGCCAACCTGGCCGCTCTGGGTTTAGAAGTTCACTTGGTCGGCGTCGTTGGGGATGACGTCCATGGCAGGTCACTCGCCGAGTGCTTCGAAGGCTATGCGGTTGTTCCCCACTTTGTCATTGACCCGAACCGGCCCACGATCACCAAGACCCGCGTGCTAGCCGACCATGCCCATCAGGTCTTGCGAATCGACGACGAGTCCGAAGAGGATCTCGATCCGGCGGTCGAAGGACAAGTGATCGATATCGTCGCCTCGTTGGTGGATTCCGCAGACACGGTTCTGTGTAGCGATTATCAGAAAGGCGCGCTTAACGCCTCGACGGTTGCTGGCATTTCGGACGCCGCCAAGAATGCCGGCAAGCCCCGCCTGGCCAATGTGAAGCCCAACTCGGCAAGTTCGTATCGCGGATTCGACCTGGTGAGTGTGAATCGTGCCGAGTTGAGCGCCATTTGCCTTTCCAGGCGAGTGCTCACCGATGACCAGGCGAAGGATGCGATTCAGTCCGCGCGGGCGGATATCGGCTGCCTTACCCTTATGGCCACCCTCGGCGAAAGCGGGGTTCTGGTGGCGGATGACCGGAGCGTAAGGCACTTCCCCGCCCGCAAGGTGGAAGTCTACGACACGGCTGGTGCGGGTGATACCGTGATCGCCACGGTGGCGGCAGGGTGGACGGTGGAAGCGAGATCGGATGCGGTGTTTCGGCTCGCGATCGAGACGAGCGCCCGAGTCGTGCAGCGCGTGGGGGTCGCCGCACCTTCCGCGGCAGACCTCGATTCGATTCGAAGACTCGATGCCGAGGTATCCTCACTCTTCGATTAGCGGACATAAGGACCTATGCGAATTCGGAATAAAGAACTGCGGCAGCGATGGCACCGAAAGGAACAGACCATCAAGGCCGATATCAAGGCAAGAAAGGAAGAGAAGGCAGGCGGCGTTAAGGCGGCCCCTGCAGCCGCGAAGAAGGCTGCGCCAAAGGAAGCCGCACCCGTAGAAAAGAAGCCGGCAGCCGCGAAAAAGGTCGCAACGCCCAAGGCCGATGCCGCTGCAAAGCCGAAGAAACCCGCCAAGAAGCCGGAAGCCGCCGAAGAAGCGCCGGTAGTGGAAGAGACGACGGCCGAAGCATAAACTCAAAAACCCGCTGAATCACCCAGTGCCCGATGGATCGCCATCGGGCACTTTATTTTTTGCCAATCTTCGATCACCGCATTCGGTTCTTCAACGAAAAACCTGAACCGACATCTAAGGTTCCACCCTGGAACGCCCAATAAATCCACTAGGATCGACCGACCTGGAGCTGATTTGCAATGTATGAAGCCTATTGGGGATTAACCGAGCAGCCATTCGCGTTGACGCCCGACCCCAGATTTCTTTTCTTGAGTCGGCAGCATGAGGACGCGCTCATGATGCTGCACTATGCCATCACGCGGAATAAGGGAGCGGCGATGCTCTCCGGTGACATCGGCTTGGGGAAGACCACCGTTAGCCGGAAGCTTCTCGAGCTGTTGAGCCCGGTCCAGTATCGCATCGTCTTGATCGTCAATCCGATCCTGACGCCCGTGCAGATTCTGCAAGAGGTCTTGACCCAGCTGGAAGCCCCGTCGAATTCCCGAAACCGCCAAAACCTGGTCCAAGAGCTGCACAAGCTTCTTGTCTCCATGTACGAGCGGGGGAAGCAAGCCGTGCTGATGATCGATGAGGCCCATCTCATCCGGTCCTCAACGACGTTCGAGGAGCTTCGGCTCCTGTTGAACTGCCAGATGAACGATCAGTTCCTGATTAGCCTCGTCCTGCTCGGGCAAACGGAACTGCGTGGGAAGATCGCCAAGGTGCCTGCACTTGAGCAGCGAATGGCCGTACGCCACACGCTAAAACCCCTGGATGCGAATGACACGGGTGAACTGATTCTCCATCGCCTTCGCGTTGCCGGATACACCGGCGACAAAAGTCCCTTCACACCGGACGCGATACACCAGATTCACAAAGCGAGCGGCGGCACGCCCCGACTGATCAGCCAGTACGCGGACAACGCCCTCCTGATTGCCATGGCCCAGCAGGCCAAGCAGGTCGACGGATTCCTCATGCACGAAGTCCTAAACGATCACCTGGAGGTGGCAGCATGAACTTCGCGGACGCCCTCCGACAAGTACAAGGTCCGACGCCTGGAACTGGCGAAGCGGTTCCCGGTACCAACAACCAGGATCAAGCTTCGGCCCAAAGCGCCTTCGTTCCAGATCCTTCAATTGAAATCTCGACCCTCAACGATCATGGGCTCGCTGCCGGCAGCGGCAATGTGGTCCGCCTCGAGCTTTTCCTCGATCCGTCGCAAATGAACGCGATGCTCAAGGCCCTTATCAACAGCCACCAATATGTCATGACCCTCCGCGAAGCTGCCAGCTATCTCCGGATCAGCTCGCAAAAGCTGGAGCGGATGGCCGGCGACCACGAGGTTCCTGGCTTCCTCATTGACGGAAGGTGGCGATTCCCGAAGGTCGCTTTGGATGAGTGGCTCTCGGTTCAATCGACTCCGGCAGGAGAGGATCAGAATAATGCCGCTTAAGCTCTTCAAGAAGCGATCCGTCATTGGCATCGATCTCGGCCACCACACCATTCACGTGGCAAAAATGGAGCGAGTATCCGGCGTCTGGAAGGTCGTCAACCTTGTCTCGACCCGTACGCCGGATGACGCCGTCAAGGAAGGCATCGTCGTCGACCACGAAGCCGTCACCCTGGCACTAAAGCAACTCCTCCGACAGTCCGGAATCAGCGCGGGCTCGGCATGCATTGCCGTTGCGGGCGGCTCGGTGGTGGTTCGTACCGTGCGGATCCCGAAGATGCCTGAAGCCACCCTACGCAAGTCGATCAAGTATGAGGCCGGACGGTATGTGCCGAACTCGGTTGAAGACTCCTACATCGAATTTGAGATTGTCGGCGACGTTGGCGACGGCCAAATGGACGTTCTCATCGTGGCTGCACCGAAGGAAATCGTGGAGAGCCGGGTGAAAGTCTGCAGGGATGCCGGCCTGGACGTCGAAGCCGTCGACATCGAGGCATTCGCCGTCTTTCGGTCAATTGTCGAAGCCGACGAGCTCGGTACCTGGATGGAATCCAACATCGCCATCGTCGACATCGGAGCAGCATCGACCAATGTAAGCGTTGTTTCGAAGGGCGTTTTTTCGATGACCCGCACGATTCCTCAGGGCGGTCAAACCCTGACCGACGCCCTGAAGCAGTACTTCAACCTCTCAAGCGAGGATGCCGAGGATGGGAAAGCCGCACTGGATTTCACCTCTCTCATCGAAGACAAGCCCGCCGAAAACCCGCCCCTGAGGGTTATTCAGCCTCACGTCGACGACCTCATTCGTGAGATTCGCCGATCGCTGAATTACTATCAGTCGCAGCATGCCGATGCCGGGACCTCACAAGTGACCCAGGTGCTCGTCCTTGGCGGAGCCGCCAAGATGAAGGGCCTGCCTGAATACATCGCTCACAAGCTGGGGGTTGAAGTGTTCTCCGTCGGTATCTTCGACAACCCTCGCATCACTTACGCGGGGATGGAAGAGGTCGGAAACGGATTGGAACTGGCCGTGGCAGGTGGACTCGCGATGCGTGCCCACGCCAAGGCCGCTTAAAGGGGAAGGAAACCTATGCCCTGGATTAATTTAATTGAAGTTCAAAGGAACGAAGTCAAGCAGCTCGGCCGAAAGGCCCGCATGTTCTTTCTCGCCTTCGTGTCGGTTTCTGCAGTCGGAGTGGTCGGCTTTGGCTACCTTTGGTATGAAACGGAAATCGCCAATACGCTGGAGCGAAAGCTTTCCAAGCAGATCACCCGCATCGAGCCCCTCCTCACAAGGATCAAAACCCAAGACGCTCAACTGGCGGCGATGGGGCCACGTTTATCGACTCTTGAGGGAGCGCAGCAAGACACGCAGCGTTGGAAACGGATTCTTGATCACCTGACCCAGAACACTCCGGAAGACATCTGGCTCACCAACGTGCGCTGCACGGGTGGAAGCGATGGCAAGCCCGTCGTGATGGAGGTCAAGGGAATGGGGTCCGGGCTGGAGAGCATCGGACAGTTCCTGCTTCGCCAGGAAGCCTGCCCAGACTTTCGGTCGGTGACGCTCAAGCAAAGCACCGAACGGTCGCAAGGTGGCTTTACGGGCATCGAATTCTCTGCCCTCATCACGGTCGAGGGAATTGAGGAAGAGGCTCCAAAGGCCTCGGAGAATTCCAAGGACGACAAAGGGGGTCCAGCGTGACGAAACTGCCAAATCCAAGAATCTACATGCTGTTAACCGCCGTCGCTCTGGCGGGAGCTGGCGGCGCCTGCTATTACCAGTACACGCAGCTCCAGACGTCGCAAGAGCGCACGGGCAAGCTCAAGGCGCAGCTTCTGGACGAGAAGGGCCTTCAAAGAAAGGTCGATGAGAGCTTGGGTGTCGTCGAAGAGGCCGAGCAAATGCTCGAGCACCTCGAAAAGGGTGTTCCGCAGTTCGCTTACGTTCCAACAATGCTCAGAGAGCTGGAAGAGGTTGGCAAAAGCAACGGCTGCCTGATCTACGGCGTCAAGCCAAAGCTGCCAAAGGCGGAAAAGCCCAAGAAGGACAAGAAGACCGTCGGGAAGTCCCCTGCCAAGAGCAAGAAGCCATACACCGAGCTGGAGATCGAAGTTACCGGCCGAGGCCAGTATGGCCGCATTCTCAGCCTTGTCACTGCACTCGAGGGTTTCCCCAAGATCATTGCGGTCCGCGCCGTCGATATGACGCCGAAGAAGTCCGGCAAGGACGACGAGTCTGTCCTCAACCTGGAATTCACCCTCAGCATCCGCGCATTCGCATTCCCACCTGAACCTGCCCCACAACAGCCGGCGGAACAGCCGACCGCTGGAGCGGGACGATCGATCGGATAGACGTATGGAAACACCCACCCTCAATGAAGCCGTCGGGCTTGAAAAGCCACGCGACAAGAGAAAGCTCCTTGTAATCGCCTGTTTGACGATTGCGGTCTTTGGGATAGGCGCTTTCCAGTTTGTCGGGATGTCTGGAAACGCGCCCAAGTCCAGGGCCAAGAAGACAAAGGAGTCGACGACGAAGCACGAACAGACATCGGATTCGAAGCTCTCGGCGGATGACGAGATCAAGAAGCAGCTGGTTTCACAACTTGTCTCTGGCGTCCTCCCACGACGGGACCCTTTCCAGCCTAACCATGCCCCGGCTCCGACGGATACACCTGCGGTCGAGAAGGAGCATGTTCCGGATCGGCCAAAGCCGCCGTCGGTTCCGAGAGGCGGAGGCAACCAAGGCTACCGGGAAGTTCCGCCGTTCGATCCCAAGATCGAGGGCGAGTTGCCACCGGCGCGAGGAGGCGAAAAGCCTGTCAACGTCGAAAAGTCCGCTCCCCTCAGGCAGCCAAACGAATTCGCCTACACCCTTACCGGCGTGATCGTCGGCGAGAAGTCCATGTGCGTGTTCCAAAACGACGCCGGCAATCAGTTCCTGGTTCCGGTTGGAGGAACGTTGGACGGCGACAGTCGGATTACGAAAATCACCCGCGGCGAGGTGACGGTTCGCCATCGCGGAAAGGACGTCACCTTTAAGATCGGAGGACATTAATTTGAGATTCCAGATAACCAAATGTTGGACCCTGCTCGGGTTACTTTCCGCTTCCGCTTGGGCTGTTTCCCAGGGGAAGCTCGACGGGGTTGAGACCCACGCCAATTCCAAGGGCGTGCAGGTCGATATCCGTGGCGAGAACCTCGGAAAGCCGAAGGAACTCCGGGTCAATGGCGGAAATTCGTACTTGCTCGAATTCAACGCGACGATGGTGGGACGTGGCCAGCGAAACGGCGTCAACAAGGCCGGAGTCGAGTTTGTCCAGTACGCCTGGTTCAAAGCCAAGCCGCCGACGATCCGCGTCCACGTGCGAATGAAGCCGGACGTCGAGCCCGTGCTTAGCAAGACCGACGAGGGCTGGAAAGTCGTAATCGGTTCGGCTGAGGACGAGGAGAAGTCCAAACAGAAACCCAACATTGCCTCGATCAACTCGGAGCCGAAGAACC contains:
- the dxs_2 gene encoding 1-deoxy-D-xylulose-5-phosphate synthase, translated to MSEPFPLLSGIAEPTDLHRLSDPQLVELAREVRHAILSKVSSTGGHLSSNLGTVELTVALYAAFNIPPDIAVWDTGHQAYPHKLLTGRLDRFETLRKHGGISGFLRREEHELDSFGAGHAGTAISAALGFAAARDRRGTTEKVIAITGDAAICSGMSWEALNHAGELGTDLLVVLNDNRMSIAPNVGALTKYFTRLRSRPHLQSLAARAKRAVERLPQPMTRVAAGLRHGLTHYFAPEETGTIFEEIGFEYIGPIDGHDLVTMLEVFRNVRELRGPLFVHAMTVKGKGYEVAELDSRKWHGVVPFDIEAQEMKKAMGPVTFTQTFGDAALQAAEEDPTVVAITAAMPDGTGLTGFAEKFPDRYYDVGIAEQHAVTFAAGLAAGGIKPLCAIYSTFLQRGYDQVLHDVAIQGLPVRFFLDRAGLVGDDGPTHHGAFDLSYLTAMPNMTVAAPRDTTELFEMVKFAVGFDSGPIAVRYPRGAGDDRLPESRSPVSLGKAEILSKGDDITLAAIGTGVSIAWQAREQLEKLGRRVSVVNLRFAKPIDYETVVDLVRSSGRLIVIEENVIAGGVGQQIVVELHRRGLDFQHALVGLPDKFVEHGAQPIIREQEGYSLERVLEEAAAMGLVSSAKLA
- the msrC gene encoding Free methionine-R-sulfoxide reductase, giving the protein MERLDALPDYDWSGIYRLEGNDLLLDAFVGADTDHVRIPVGVGVCGTAVAQDANQLIEDVRELANYLACSVSTRSEIVVLIRKNGEILGQIDIDSHRVGAFDDSDESLLEQLAELLAQRWRDQD
- the lgt gene encoding Prolipoprotein diacylglyceryl transferase, whose translation is MHPVLFKIGGFELRTFGLMLVIGFLLSILWSLKRAERYGISRDKILDLSFWTLLSGILGARIAFVLQEWSYYSSRPQELWTLKFEGLTSFGGFILGGIVMLLWCRRNRISPIQIFDLAGPPALLAHSVGRLGCFFNGCCYGVPCPPPLGVHFDGLVGTHHPAQLYDMAMSLAGLVGIVMLEKRPGWLPGFSLAGFFIVFGLSRFIYEFWRAGTLAQVRAGIASSTYWGSLPITEAQAMALAFVLFGLAVGFVSARRTNRSVPLESTPT
- the hldE gene encoding Bifunctional protein HldE — translated: MTLAGLLDGMKGRTALVVGDVMLDRYIHGRATRVSPEAPVMVIRRHEDRHLPGGAANVAANLAALGLEVHLVGVVGDDVHGRSLAECFEGYAVVPHFVIDPNRPTITKTRVLADHAHQVLRIDDESEEDLDPAVEGQVIDIVASLVDSADTVLCSDYQKGALNASTVAGISDAAKNAGKPRLANVKPNSASSYRGFDLVSVNRAELSAICLSRRVLTDDQAKDAIQSARADIGCLTLMATLGESGVLVADDRSVRHFPARKVEVYDTAGAGDTVIATVAAGWTVEARSDAVFRLAIETSARVVQRVGVAAPSAADLDSIRRLDAEVSSLFD
- a CDS encoding IS481 family transposase ISChy3 (similar to AA sequence:ISfinder:ISChy3); this encodes MYEAYWGLTEQPFALTPDPRFLFLSRQHEDALMMLHYAITRNKGAAMLSGDIGLGKTTVSRKLLELLSPVQYRIVLIVNPILTPVQILQEVLTQLEAPSNSRNRQNLVQELHKLLVSMYERGKQAVLMIDEAHLIRSSTTFEELRLLLNCQMNDQFLISLVLLGQTELRGKIAKVPALEQRMAVRHTLKPLDANDTGELILHRLRVAGYTGDKSPFTPDAIHQIHKASGGTPRLISQYADNALLIAMAQQAKQVDGFLMHEVLNDHLEVAA
- the ftsA_4 gene encoding Cell division protein FtsA — translated: MPLKLFKKRSVIGIDLGHHTIHVAKMERVSGVWKVVNLVSTRTPDDAVKEGIVVDHEAVTLALKQLLRQSGISAGSACIAVAGGSVVVRTVRIPKMPEATLRKSIKYEAGRYVPNSVEDSYIEFEIVGDVGDGQMDVLIVAAPKEIVESRVKVCRDAGLDVEAVDIEAFAVFRSIVEADELGTWMESNIAIVDIGAASTNVSVVSKGVFSMTRTIPQGGQTLTDALKQYFNLSSEDAEDGKAALDFTSLIEDKPAENPPLRVIQPHVDDLIREIRRSLNYYQSQHADAGTSQVTQVLVLGGAAKMKGLPEYIAHKLGVEVFSVGIFDNPRITYAGMEEVGNGLELAVAGGLAMRAHAKAA